One genomic region from Rattus norvegicus strain BN/NHsdMcwi chromosome 10, GRCr8, whole genome shotgun sequence encodes:
- the Abi3 gene encoding ABI gene family member 3 isoform X2: MMLAMESRRPPRIPEPVQLPAVPDGKLSAASSVSSLASAGSAEGASGIPQSKGQVAPATPPPPPIAPVTPPPPPLPAEIFLLPPPMEESQPPPETELPLPPPPALQGDELGLLPPPPPGFGPDEPSWVPAAYLEKVVTLYPYTRQKDNELSFSEGTVICVTRRYSDGWCEGVSSEGTGFFPGNYVEPSC; encoded by the exons GAGACCACCCCGGATCCCTGAGCCGGTGCAGCTCCCAGCGGTGCCAGACGGCAAGCTCTCCGCTGCCTCCTCTGTGTCTTCCTTGGCCTCCGCAGG CAGTGCAGAAGGTGCCAGTGGGATCCCCCAGTCCAAGGGACAGGTAGCACCTGCAACCCCGCCTCCTCCACCTATAGCGCCTGTaactccacctcctccaccattGCCTGCTGAGATCTTCTTGCTGCCCCCTCCGATGGAGGAGTCCCAGCCCCCTCCGG AAACAGAGttgcccctgcctcctcctccggCTCTACAGGGGGATGAACTGGGGCTGCTGCCTCCGCCTCCACCAGGTTTTGGACCGGATGAGCCCAGCTGGGTCCCTGCTGCCTACTTGGAGAAAG TGGTGACGCTGTACCCATACACCCGGCAGAAGGACAATGAGCTCTCCTTTTCTGAAGGAACCGTCATCTGTGTCACTCGACGCTACTCAGATGGCTGGTGTGAGGGTGTCAGCTCAGAGGGCACTGGATTCTTCCCAGGGAACTATGTGGAGCCCAGCTGCTGA